A region from the Acyrthosiphon pisum isolate AL4f chromosome A1, pea_aphid_22Mar2018_4r6ur, whole genome shotgun sequence genome encodes:
- the Jtb gene encoding protein JTB, translating into MVLESCSVKRLLLLIIFIGGITLLIFIKITSSSALSGLNATIATETSEGVKDHKNSSNKCWLREENTILKECHLCSDKLECINASYVETIKCKISGLAYRNCRKPTIRTSEKEFWLFQGSQFVIAVISLSVIQYKKKQFHKKLMKRIQKQLDSVV; encoded by the exons atggtgTTGGAATCTTGTTCTGTCAAAAGATTActactgttaattattttcatcggagg gattactctactaatatttataaaaattacatcttCAAGTGCATTGTCTGGTCTTAATGCCACAATTGCAACAGAGACATCTGAAGGTGTAAAAGATCATAAAAACTCATCAAATAAATGTTGGTTGCGAGAAGAAAATACAATTCTGAAAGAGTGTCATTTGTGTTCTGACAAACTTGAATGCATAAATGCGAGTTATGTTGAAACAATTAAATGCAAAATTTCTGGACTAGCATATAGAAA TTGCAGAAAACCAACTATAAGAACATCAGAAAAAGAATTTTGGTTATTCCAAGGCTCACAATTTGTTATTGCTGTAATCAGCTTATCTGTTatacagtacaaaaaaaaacagtttcataaaaagttaatgaaaagaatacaaaaacaattagaTTCCGTTGTATAG
- the Gstcd gene encoding glutathione S-transferase, C-terminal domain containing, protein MSSLFVNIIDLDKTNGHIVCSLQTSIVLFVCRYIKAPVILVVSTNIEDKHNIFKFSINDLSYTVILENDLPRPAADCLLPVFQSDNGYYCTAGFCSSLRMLIKSIQKNWIWLLGFRQSCLSACAEVSSWTKYCEVQLQASIKTFFDYQISDENATYEIPIQLARFECHLSQPLQIHNINKRLNEKSLHPTQRFADEDNPTLSDVLILPNIYIAYELLGENTMNTFLPLTLKWYKSILERLDIGSYLENIIFDRVKLPKNLILPEVPFYSLYKCDLRRYNPRAKTYVKQNVQEIIQAFDTLNINIDLSSNNLCPIDWDELPYEVRPSGGDIPDKRLIRKTQQLENLIQSTLNVVKDGDVVVDFCCGSGHLGIVIAYLVPNLTVILVDNKEESLRRARERVEKLDLKNIMIVHSNLDYFKANFQVGLCLHGCGVATDLVLEKCLQQNAAFVVCPCCYGGVQDNHILEYPRSQALRQANFSFEDYLVLCHCADQTHFDPNCTKTQQGYTCMAAVDKDRASRAMEVGYNVTLSKLEPPTCTPKNNMLIGIPS, encoded by the exons ATGTCTTccttatttgttaatattattgatttggaTAAAACCAATGGACATATTGTATGTTCATTGCAAACATcgattgttttatttgtttgtcgATACATCAAAGCTCCAGTTATTCTTGTAGTATCCACAAATATTGAAGAcaagcataatatattcaaattctccATCAATGATTTAagttatacagttatattagaAAATGATTTACCTAGACCAGCTGCAGACTGTTTATTGCCAGTATTTCAAAGTGACAATGGATATTATTGTACTGCTGGATTTTGTTCTTCGTTACGAATg ctTATTAAGAGTATTCAAAAAAACTGGATTTGGCTGCTTGGTTTTAGACAAAGTTGTCTATCCGCTTGTGCCGAAGTTTCATCATGGACCAAATATTGTGAAGTCCAATTGCAGGcatcaataaaaacttttttcgaTTATCAAATCTCTGATGAAAATGCCACATATGAAATTCCAATACAACTTGCTCGATTTGAATGCCATCTATCACAGCCGTtgcaaatacacaatattaataagcGTCTAAATGAAAAATCACTCCATCCTACTCAAAGATTTGCAGATGAGGACAATCCAACACTTTCAGATGTACTTATActaccaaatatatatattgcttatGAATTGCTAGGCGAAAATACAATGAATACTTTTTTacctttaactttaaaatggtACAAATCTATTTTGGAACGCTTAGATATTGGtagttatttagaaaatatcatttttgataGAGTTAAATTgccaaaaaatctaattttgccTGAAGTtccattttattcattatataaatgtGATTTACGCCGGTATAATCCACGAGCGAAAACATATGTTAAGCAAAATGTACAAGAAATAATCCAGGCATTTGATAccttaaatatcaatatagattTAAGCTCTAATAATTTGTGTCCTATTGACTGGGATGAATTACCGTACGAGGTTCGTCCATCTGGTGGAGATATACCTGATAAAAGATTAATCAGAAAAACGCAACAATTGGAAAATCTTATTCAATCtacattaaat gtTGTTAAAGATGGTGACGTAGTAGTAGATTTTTGTTGTGGGAGTGGACATTTAGGAATTGTAATTGCTTATCTTGTACCAAATCTAACAGTAATATTGGTCGACAATAAAGAAGAGTCTTTACGAAGAGCTAGAGAGCGTGTTGAGAAGTtggatttaaaaaacattatgattGTGCATTCTAACTTGGATTATTTTAAAGCAAATTTCcag GTAGGTTTATGTTTGCATGGATGTGGTGTTGCTACAGATTTGGTATTAGAAAAGTGCTTACAGCAAAATGCAGCATTTGTTGTGTGTCCCTGCTGTTATGGAGGTGTCCAA gATAATCATATTTTGGAATATCCAAGAAGTCAAGCATTGAGACAAGCTAATTTCTCATTTGAAGATTACTTAGTACTGTGCCATTGTGCAGATCAAACCCATTTTGATCCAAATTGCACAAAAACACAGCAAGGTTATACATGCATGGCGGCAGTAGATAAAGATCGTGCATCCAGAGCAATGGAAGTTGGTTATAATGTGACACTTTCAAAGTTAGAACCACCTACATGTACACCAAAAAACAATATGCTCATTGGTATCCCATCATAG
- the LOC100163513 gene encoding nucleoside diphosphate-linked moiety X motif 19, giving the protein MFCHHYVLTFNCAQLFKLNMSFWREASSVILLTKSSNVKNVCRDPFKILCIKRSEINSYLPNYTVFPGGTTEKSDSSPEWTDIIPDCTNSNLNLNIIGYSGSPAIKFVSDNEQGSIPKCLSLRVTAIRETFEESGILLCKKMNCDQSENCATVNHLEIDSIDRWRKLVQKNASNFINLCSENNCYPDVGALHLWSNWLTSPLLKTKFDTKFFLAFIESSVNASPDGVETSQMTWNTPDEMLSRFVNGDEKLVTPQYYELLRLRQFTSFTKLTNFAYTRSIEGCEQILPMVIATKDGYLTLLPGDSKFNNSEKYLEVQYELDKHLKDFDSDVMHRLHHSEEYLPKKIIIKNYIPKCGHVLPAILPDCKI; this is encoded by the exons atgttttgtcaccattatgttttaacttttaattgtgCACAgctattcaaattaaatatgagTTTTTGGCGAGAAGCTTCTAGTGTGATACTACTGACAAAGTCTTCCAATGTGAAGAATGTCTGTCGAGATCCGTTCAAAATACTATGCATTAAAAGAAGTGAAATCAATTCTTACTTACCTAATTATACAGTCTTTCCAGGAGGAACTACAGAGAAATCCGATTCATCTCCTGAATGGACAGACATTATTCCAGATTGtacaaattctaatttaaatttgaatataattggCTACAGCG GTAGCCCAGCTATTAAATTTGTATCTGATAATGAGCAAGGTTCTATTCCAAAATGCCTATCACTAAGAGTAACTGCTATCAGAGAAACTTTTGAAGAAAGTGGTATActgttgtgtaaaaaaatgaactgcGACCAATCTGAAAATTGTGCAACTGTCAATCATTTAGAAATTGATAGCATTGACAGATGGAGAAAATTAGTTCAAAAAAATGCATCTAACTTTATCAATTTATgtagtgaaaataattgttatccAGATGTTGGTGCCTTGCACTTGTGGAGTAACTGGTTAACGTCTCCACTATTAAAGAcaaaatttgatacaaaatttTTTCTTGCTTTTATTGAATCTTCAGTTAATGCAAGTCCTGATGGTGTTGAGACATCACAAATGACA tggaATACACCAGATGAAATGTTATCACGATTTGTTAATGGCGATGAAAAACTTGTGACTCctcaatattatgaattattaagatTAAGACAGTTTACATCATTTaccaaattaacaaattttgcTTACACAAGAAGTATTGAAGGATGTGAACAAATATTACCAATGGTTATCGCGACTAAAGATGGATACTTAACATTACTCCCAG GAGATAGCAAGTTTaataattctgaaaaatatttagaagtACAATATGAATTGGATAAACATTTGAAAGATTTTGACTCTGATGTGATGCATAGACTACATCATTCTGAAgaatatttaccaaaaaaaataataattaaaaactatataccaAAGTGTGGACACGTATTGCCCGCAATTCTACCCGattgtaaaatttga